From a single Osmerus mordax isolate fOsmMor3 chromosome 14, fOsmMor3.pri, whole genome shotgun sequence genomic region:
- the LOC136956277 gene encoding uncharacterized protein — MEADVSLPGEPAPPPAEVVSEQELSPHIAQSLQQPNIGASPLQSSATSTSPWDSLDEPFLGLRPIPARAHSAPLTRPMEPLEPSQSPALVPTRATATQPQSADAFSSVSWSKSQWIAFNDDFVPLRRQTISGGGVRDPPRPQSIPPTFPPSGRPPRFFSDDPADPYNRVSLGSGAKVRLGEPNSTTGDQDIYAPLAAATISQITNVSRLN, encoded by the exons ATGGAGGCAG atgtctctctcccaggagaGCCAG CGCCCCCTCCAGCTGAGGTGGTGTCAGAGCAAGAGCTCTCCCCCCACATTGCTCAAAGCCTGCAGCAGCCCAACATTGGTGCCTCTCCCCTCCAATCCTcggccacctccacctctccctgggaCTCCCTGGATGAACCCTTCCTGGGGCTGAGGCCCATCCCAGCCAGGGCCCATAGCGCCCCCCTCACCAGGCCCATGGAGCCCCTGGAACCCTCCCAGAGCCCAGCCCTAGTCCCAACCCGGGCCACAGCCACCCAGCCTCAGAGTGCAGACGccttctcctccgtctcctggTCCAAGAGCCAGTGGATCGCCTTCAATGATGACTTTGTGCCATTACGCCGCCAAACCATTagcggtgggggggtgagggacccccccaggccccagtcCATCCCCCCCACCTTTCCTCCCTCGGGGAGGCCACCCCGCTTCTTCTCTGACGACCCCGCCGACCCCTACAACAGGGTGTCTCTGGGCAGTGGGGCAAAGGTTAGGTTAGGGGAGCCAAACAGCACCACTGGTGACCAGGATATCTACGCTCCACTGGCAGCAGCTACAATCAGCCAGATCACCAACG TCAGCAGGTTAAACTGA